In Methanosphaera sp. ISO3-F5, a genomic segment contains:
- a CDS encoding RlmE family RNA methyltransferase, which produces MMSRWKAKHDKEHYYKLAKKQNYRSRASYKLKQLDKKYGLLKPDYNVVDLGAAPGGWSQVVAEVIGEEGTGQIISVDLEYIKPIDHEAYTGVKGDFTTEEIQNTIVELIDGKADVILSDASPKLTGIKDIDNFKSYDLALAVLNISGNILKRDGNLIMKAFQGEAYQDLMKELKKKFRTVKTTKPNSSRKRSSEMYVIARGFKASKR; this is translated from the coding sequence ATTATGAGCAGATGGAAAGCAAAACATGATAAGGAGCATTATTATAAACTTGCAAAGAAACAGAATTATCGTTCAAGAGCATCTTATAAATTAAAACAGTTGGATAAGAAGTATGGCTTGTTAAAACCTGATTATAATGTTGTTGATTTAGGAGCTGCTCCTGGAGGTTGGAGTCAGGTTGTTGCTGAAGTTATTGGTGAAGAAGGTACGGGTCAGATTATTAGTGTTGACTTGGAATATATTAAGCCTATTGATCATGAAGCTTATACTGGTGTTAAAGGTGATTTTACGACTGAGGAAATTCAGAATACTATCGTTGAATTGATTGATGGTAAGGCTGATGTTATATTGTCTGATGCTTCTCCTAAATTAACTGGTATAAAGGATATTGATAATTTTAAGTCTTATGATTTAGCTTTAGCTGTTCTTAATATTTCGGGTAATATTCTTAAACGTGATGGTAATCTTATTATGAAAGCTTTTCAGGGGGAAGCTTATCAGGATTTGATGAAAGAGTTGAAAAAGAAGTTCAGAACTGTTAAAACTACTAAGCCAAATTCTTCTAGAAAGAGAAGTTCTGAGATGTATGTTATTGCAAGGGGTTTTAAGGCTTCTAAAAGATGA
- a CDS encoding YfcE family phosphodiesterase, protein MLIGIISDTHIPVRTQSLPEKVFEVFKNVDMIFHCGDIEVMSVIEELEKIAPVRAVHGNCDPYIGFNTHEVIEVDDVKIGLTHGVVYPKGDCQQLYYLAKELGVDILVSGHTHRPLIKQEADVLLLNPGSATQPRLSEPSVMLLEVNGSEVNAEVVKIGRPTCKALDFSQFSH, encoded by the coding sequence ATGTTAATTGGTATTATTTCTGATACTCATATACCTGTTAGAACTCAGTCATTACCTGAGAAGGTTTTTGAAGTTTTTAAGAATGTTGACATGATTTTTCATTGTGGTGACATTGAAGTTATGAGTGTTATTGAAGAGTTAGAAAAGATTGCCCCTGTTAGGGCTGTTCATGGTAACTGTGACCCGTATATAGGTTTTAATACTCATGAGGTAATTGAGGTTGATGATGTTAAGATTGGTTTAACACATGGTGTTGTTTATCCTAAAGGGGATTGTCAGCAATTATATTATCTTGCTAAAGAGTTAGGTGTTGATATTCTTGTTAGTGGTCATACTCATAGGCCTTTGATAAAACAGGAGGCTGATGTGCTGTTATTAAATCCGGGCAGTGCTACTCAGCCAAGGCTTAGTGAGCCTAGTGTAATGTTACTTGAGGTAAATGGTAGTGAAGTTAATGCAGAGGTTGTTAAAATTGGAAGACCAACATGTAAAGCGTTGGATTTTTCACAATTTAGTCATTAA
- the topA gene encoding DNA topoisomerase I: MSELIICEKPKVAEKVAQALSDSPVKNSYKRVPYYEIEKENGEKTTVLSAVGHLFSLQAKNKKNKRLYDVEWVPLYETDKSKKYVKNYIDTIKKFSKDADRFIHACDYDTEGTLIGYNALKYICGSNSIEKCFRMKFSALTKKDLIKSYSEAYPLTEDQSWVDSGEARHILDYLFGVNISKSMTDSVLNVTNRYVQLSAGRVQTPTLAILAEREKEIKKFVPEPYWLIKAKIEKGIIADHKKGKIFDKKEVDKILENCKGKDALITKITNRKTKKDLPYPFELGTLQSEAYAQFGFTPRKTQQIAQNLYVEGYTSYPRTSSQKLPESLGLSDILKDLSKNPKYKTLINKLKAPLKPNEGKKTDEAHPAIHPTGTLPKDISEDYQKIYDLITYRFISLFGEPAELESIKVDLEIGEEPFAFSRQRISKEGWLALDPYQYKKVKNEEFPDVKEGETTKAKVKSEEKETKPPARYNQASIIRELEKRGLGTKSTRANIVSILYTRKYVEGNKITVNELGEHMIDTLTKYSERITSEQMTREFEDDLSKIKDKEITETTVIDDAKNELDGILNSIDDNQENIGKELFEAYEQSRIVGKCDCGGNLIIISSPKGGKFVGCTKYPDCKKTYSLPSGANVLKTTCEKCGLPLISYGKPRQRACLDFECANGGQKSSNEIVGKCPDCGEDLIKRMGRFGEFIGCTGFPKCRFTSSIADYEKSQKEESK; this comes from the coding sequence ATGAGTGAATTAATAATATGTGAAAAGCCTAAAGTAGCAGAAAAAGTAGCACAAGCACTATCTGATTCACCAGTCAAAAACTCATATAAAAGAGTACCATACTATGAAATAGAGAAAGAAAACGGAGAAAAAACAACAGTACTCTCAGCAGTAGGTCATCTATTTTCATTACAAGCAAAAAACAAGAAAAACAAAAGATTATACGATGTAGAATGGGTACCACTATACGAAACAGACAAATCAAAAAAATATGTAAAAAATTATATAGACACAATAAAAAAGTTCTCAAAAGATGCAGATAGATTCATACACGCATGCGATTACGATACAGAAGGAACACTAATAGGATACAATGCATTAAAATACATATGTGGATCAAACTCAATAGAAAAATGCTTCAGAATGAAATTCTCAGCATTAACAAAAAAAGACTTAATAAAATCATACTCCGAAGCATACCCCTTAACTGAAGACCAAAGTTGGGTAGATAGTGGAGAAGCAAGACACATCCTAGACTACCTATTCGGGGTAAATATCTCAAAATCCATGACAGATTCAGTATTAAACGTAACAAACAGGTACGTGCAATTATCAGCAGGAAGAGTACAAACACCAACACTAGCAATATTAGCAGAACGAGAAAAAGAAATTAAAAAATTCGTACCAGAACCATACTGGCTAATAAAAGCAAAAATAGAAAAAGGAATCATAGCCGACCATAAAAAAGGAAAAATCTTTGACAAAAAAGAAGTCGATAAAATACTTGAAAACTGCAAAGGAAAAGATGCTTTAATAACCAAAATCACAAACAGAAAAACAAAAAAAGACTTACCATATCCATTTGAACTAGGAACACTACAATCAGAGGCATACGCACAATTTGGATTCACTCCACGAAAAACACAACAAATAGCTCAAAACTTATACGTAGAAGGATACACATCATACCCTAGAACATCATCACAAAAATTACCAGAATCACTTGGTTTATCCGACATCCTAAAAGATTTATCTAAAAATCCAAAATATAAAACATTAATCAACAAACTAAAAGCACCACTAAAACCAAATGAAGGAAAAAAAACAGACGAAGCACACCCTGCAATACACCCAACAGGAACATTACCAAAAGACATATCAGAAGATTACCAGAAAATATACGACCTAATCACCTACAGATTCATCAGTTTATTCGGAGAACCAGCAGAATTAGAATCAATAAAAGTCGACCTGGAAATAGGAGAAGAACCATTCGCATTCTCAAGACAAAGAATTTCAAAAGAAGGATGGCTGGCATTAGACCCATACCAATATAAAAAAGTAAAAAATGAAGAATTTCCTGATGTAAAAGAAGGAGAAACAACAAAAGCAAAAGTAAAAAGTGAAGAAAAAGAAACCAAACCTCCTGCAAGATATAATCAAGCATCAATAATAAGAGAACTGGAAAAAAGAGGATTAGGCACAAAATCAACACGAGCAAACATCGTATCAATATTATACACAAGAAAATATGTGGAAGGAAACAAAATAACAGTCAATGAACTTGGAGAACACATGATAGACACTCTAACAAAATACTCTGAAAGAATCACCAGTGAACAAATGACAAGAGAATTTGAAGATGACCTCTCCAAAATTAAAGATAAAGAAATAACAGAAACAACAGTTATTGATGACGCAAAAAATGAACTGGATGGTATTCTTAATTCAATAGATGATAATCAGGAAAATATTGGAAAAGAATTATTTGAAGCATATGAACAAAGTAGAATAGTAGGTAAATGTGACTGTGGAGGAAACCTTATAATCATATCCTCTCCAAAAGGTGGAAAATTTGTGGGATGTACTAAATATCCTGATTGTAAAAAAACATACTCATTACCATCTGGAGCCAATGTATTAAAAACCACTTGCGAAAAATGTGGATTACCATTAATATCCTATGGAAAACCAAGACAGAGAGCATGTCTTGACTTCGAATGTGCTAATGGTGGACAAAAATCCAGTAACGAAATAGTTGGAAAATGTCCGGATTGTGGAGAAGACCTAATAAAACGTATGGGAAGATTTGGTGAATTCATAGGATGCACAGGTTTTCCTAAATGCAGATTTACTTCATCAATAGCAGATTACGAAAAATCACAAAAAGAAGAAAGCAAATAA
- a CDS encoding DEAD/DEAH box helicase has protein sequence MAEEILNYFQNKKWFRDRIEHIEEIPARRARYTQEKVELPKPLEDYLKKHEIRLYTHQYKTLKEVRAGNNVIITTPTASGKTLSFTLPVIEDLTINKDDTALYIYPTKALANDQLKSLLSIDKECDLGIYPEKYDGDTPKSKRPEIKRRSRLVITNPYELHYILPWHNQWERFFENIKYIIIDEAHQYRGVFGSNMAFLIRRLKRICKYYGSEPQFIISTATLANPKEFGEKLTGLKSKIIDDNGSPSGKKHFIFFNPYAIESKSPSIHNDTLKLFNTFVENDFQTICFEISRKMAEVIALRSKKELSVKHPELSNKITAYRAGYTVDERKKIEDDLKEGSLKGIVTTNALELGINIGSLDSVIISGYPGTLISTWQQAGRAGRKNQQSIITMLAFQNPLDQYFMKHPDIFFKKSHEHAIIDLNNQQILRGHLKCAAYELPLKLEEIESFGFDDEGIVIDEIDELENDEIIKYRDGKWHYNDINLLKQDKSPNFEVNLSDVMSEPYKVFNGHNFLEEMSEKQAFREAHENAVLIHNGETYIVREMDIQEKRVYVKKQDLNYYTQALKEVDVKDLKKEKEEKIGDLTLCYGKLTVTEKYDRYNLIKFSKISASKKLNLPPLNFKTKGLWFTIPFYIKELLEEKLVSDAKFKDVFRGCLQGVENVLISVAPFHVMCDSYDLGGVSKNLHEDTMNATIFIYDGFEGGVGLTNKAFKLFDEIIKMSYELVRDCDCEDGCPACIYSSQNQSEDKHLSKQGTLLILKELNKIMSKK, from the coding sequence ATGGCAGAAGAGATATTAAATTATTTTCAGAACAAGAAATGGTTCAGAGATCGTATTGAACATATAGAAGAGATACCTGCAAGAAGAGCTAGATATACCCAAGAAAAAGTAGAACTACCCAAACCTTTAGAGGACTACCTTAAAAAACATGAAATAAGATTATATACACATCAATATAAAACATTAAAGGAAGTTAGAGCAGGAAATAATGTTATTATCACAACACCAACTGCTAGCGGAAAAACATTATCTTTTACTTTACCTGTTATCGAAGATTTAACTATTAATAAAGATGATACTGCATTATATATTTATCCTACCAAAGCTTTAGCTAACGATCAATTAAAAAGTTTACTTAGTATTGACAAGGAATGTGATTTAGGAATTTATCCTGAGAAATATGATGGTGATACGCCCAAGTCTAAAAGACCGGAGATTAAACGTAGATCCAGACTAGTTATTACAAACCCTTATGAATTACATTACATTCTACCATGGCATAACCAGTGGGAACGCTTCTTTGAAAACATAAAATATATTATTATAGATGAAGCACACCAATACCGGGGCGTGTTTGGTTCTAACATGGCCTTTTTAATAAGACGGTTAAAAAGGATATGTAAGTATTATGGTAGTGAACCCCAGTTTATCATTTCTACTGCTACATTAGCAAATCCTAAAGAATTTGGTGAAAAACTAACGGGATTAAAATCAAAAATTATAGATGATAATGGTTCACCTTCTGGAAAGAAACATTTCATATTCTTCAATCCATATGCCATTGAATCAAAAAGTCCATCAATCCACAATGATACATTAAAATTATTCAATACATTTGTAGAAAATGATTTTCAAACAATATGCTTCGAAATTTCAAGAAAAATGGCCGAAGTAATAGCTTTAAGATCCAAAAAGGAACTATCTGTAAAACATCCGGAATTATCCAATAAAATTACAGCATACAGAGCAGGATATACTGTGGATGAAAGAAAGAAGATAGAAGATGATCTTAAAGAAGGAAGTCTTAAAGGAATAGTGACTACAAATGCATTAGAATTAGGTATTAATATTGGTTCATTAGATAGTGTGATAATATCCGGATACCCTGGAACTCTTATTTCAACATGGCAACAAGCAGGTAGGGCAGGGAGAAAAAACCAACAATCCATAATTACAATGCTTGCATTTCAAAATCCTCTAGACCAGTACTTTATGAAACATCCAGATATTTTCTTCAAAAAATCACATGAACATGCAATAATTGACTTGAATAATCAACAAATACTCAGAGGACATCTTAAATGTGCAGCATATGAATTACCATTAAAATTAGAAGAGATTGAAAGTTTTGGATTTGATGATGAAGGAATTGTTATAGATGAAATTGATGAACTAGAAAATGATGAAATTATCAAATATCGTGATGGTAAATGGCATTACAATGACATTAATTTACTTAAACAGGATAAAAGTCCGAATTTTGAGGTAAACCTTAGTGATGTGATGAGTGAACCATACAAGGTATTCAATGGACATAACTTCCTCGAGGAGATGAGTGAAAAACAAGCATTCAGAGAAGCTCATGAAAATGCTGTTTTAATACATAATGGTGAAACATACATTGTTAGAGAAATGGATATTCAGGAAAAACGAGTTTATGTTAAAAAACAGGACTTAAACTATTATACTCAGGCACTTAAAGAGGTGGATGTGAAAGATTTAAAGAAAGAAAAAGAAGAAAAAATTGGTGATCTCACATTATGTTATGGTAAACTAACTGTTACCGAAAAGTATGATCGTTATAATTTAATCAAGTTTAGTAAGATTAGTGCATCTAAAAAATTAAATCTTCCACCATTGAATTTTAAAACAAAAGGTTTATGGTTCACTATACCCTTTTATATCAAAGAGTTATTAGAAGAAAAATTAGTTAGTGATGCTAAATTTAAAGATGTTTTCCGGGGCTGCTTACAAGGTGTGGAGAATGTTTTAATATCTGTAGCTCCATTCCATGTGATGTGTGACAGTTATGATTTAGGTGGAGTGTCTAAAAATTTGCATGAGGATACTATGAATGCAACTATTTTCATTTATGATGGATTTGAAGGTGGTGTTGGATTAACTAATAAGGCATTTAAATTATTTGATGAAATTATTAAGATGAGTTATGAATTAGTTAGGGATTGTGATTGTGAAGATGGTTGTCCTGCTTGTATTTATAGTTCTCAAAACCAGAGTGAAGATAAGCATTTGAGTAAACAGGGCACATTACTCATTTTAAAGGAATTGAATAAAATAATGTCTAAAAAATAG
- a CDS encoding STT3 domain-containing protein: MDNKNLITKLAPIIIALLLVCTVFVIRAETIELGAIKDPELKELYKDENGMPYFTELDSYYNYRLTENYLKTGHLGDTQVNGTDWDSLSTSPHGRQANYQPVIIMLAAWVYNFVNIFTKISLTQVAFWLGPLVGSLAVLPAFYMVRRATGSIWGAIIAGVIAGAAPAYFSHTYGGFFDTDMFNVLLPLMITLFLTESIYAKKPLIKSVFAVLSALSLALFSLTWSGYAYMILLTFGSLILYFPASYIMDKLDGKDLSNKKEWIMNNPAFITLIVFAIVAIITLAITVGSTIFDTILGVVGMSTSLQSATAGSAYPNVYVSVGEMQIPQVIDVINNTGGLFPIIYAIIGFVLMFMALRKKPKTEKPDEKQETPEDNKKLRTRRYIPKTKKAEEIAHSHEHRFIPGKFEWTQTEKYNNLFLFVMLILWTLGIAVMLTQGTRFIEQFEVPIALMSGLSVGLLLKYIDLKIEQKTYVKAIAIVLVLLAVISPLYADHLTSSQSAGSTNDDMYNTLTWIKSNTPENSVLASWWDFGHLFTAVAHRQVVFDGGSQNNMRAYWIGRSLSTSNEDLSAGILRMLANSGEDASNTLDVYTGNTSKTVKILNEILPMDRNQASTTLTGTYGLNQQQANSVLDQTHPANTKPVYLILSSDMLSKAAWWAYFGNWNFENQTSTHYSYYAAQSTVEKVDGKDFTLGTENGVVGVSGTSNETNGSTMNFAYLDQTKLNKTIDMFTTEDKKRLANELSEGTGNELLKPHKLIMVENNQLTEKIVNNNSDMSIMVFHQSDGSYFTVLFDSFLENSVFTKLYLESGYNSTRFNFSHSEPGISVWGVYEYPNSTATNANNVATNTSS, translated from the coding sequence ATGGACAATAAAAATTTAATCACTAAACTAGCACCAATAATCATAGCATTATTATTAGTGTGTACTGTTTTTGTTATACGTGCAGAAACAATAGAACTGGGCGCTATAAAAGATCCAGAACTTAAAGAATTATATAAAGATGAAAATGGAATGCCATATTTCACAGAGTTAGATTCATATTATAATTATCGTTTAACCGAGAATTATTTAAAAACAGGACATTTGGGTGACACTCAAGTAAATGGAACGGATTGGGATTCGCTTTCTACGTCACCACATGGTAGGCAAGCAAATTATCAACCAGTAATAATCATGTTAGCTGCATGGGTTTATAATTTTGTAAACATCTTCACAAAAATATCATTAACTCAAGTAGCATTCTGGTTAGGACCACTGGTAGGTTCATTAGCAGTATTACCAGCATTTTACATGGTAAGACGAGCAACTGGCAGTATCTGGGGAGCAATCATAGCAGGTGTAATAGCTGGTGCAGCACCAGCATACTTCTCACACACATATGGTGGTTTCTTCGATACAGATATGTTCAACGTACTGCTGCCATTAATGATAACACTATTCTTAACAGAAAGTATATATGCTAAAAAACCATTAATCAAATCAGTATTTGCTGTTTTATCAGCATTATCATTAGCATTGTTCTCATTAACATGGAGTGGGTACGCATATATGATATTATTAACCTTTGGTTCATTAATATTATATTTCCCAGCATCATATATCATGGACAAACTTGATGGAAAAGATTTATCCAATAAAAAAGAATGGATAATGAATAATCCTGCTTTCATAACTTTAATAGTATTCGCAATAGTTGCTATAATAACATTAGCTATAACAGTAGGTTCAACAATATTTGATACAATATTAGGTGTTGTTGGAATGTCTACAAGTTTACAAAGTGCAACAGCAGGTTCAGCATATCCAAACGTATATGTATCTGTAGGTGAGATGCAAATACCTCAAGTAATTGATGTAATAAACAATACTGGTGGATTATTCCCAATAATCTATGCAATAATTGGTTTTGTACTAATGTTCATGGCATTAAGGAAAAAACCAAAAACAGAAAAGCCTGATGAAAAACAAGAAACACCAGAAGATAACAAAAAACTCAGAACAAGACGTTACATACCAAAAACAAAAAAAGCAGAAGAAATTGCACACAGTCATGAACACAGATTCATCCCAGGTAAATTTGAATGGACACAAACAGAAAAATACAACAATCTATTCCTATTTGTCATGCTAATATTATGGACATTAGGTATAGCAGTAATGTTAACACAAGGTACAAGGTTTATCGAACAGTTCGAAGTACCAATAGCATTAATGTCTGGATTATCAGTTGGATTGCTCTTAAAATACATAGATCTAAAAATTGAACAAAAAACATATGTTAAAGCAATAGCAATAGTGCTTGTACTATTAGCAGTTATCAGCCCATTATATGCTGATCATTTAACTTCATCACAATCAGCAGGAAGTACAAATGATGATATGTACAATACACTAACATGGATTAAATCAAACACACCTGAAAATTCAGTATTAGCATCCTGGTGGGACTTCGGGCACTTGTTTACAGCAGTAGCTCATAGACAAGTGGTATTCGATGGAGGTTCACAGAACAACATGAGAGCCTACTGGATAGGTCGTTCATTATCAACATCTAATGAAGATTTATCAGCAGGTATCCTAAGAATGTTAGCAAACAGTGGTGAAGACGCATCTAACACACTAGATGTATACACTGGTAACACAAGTAAAACAGTAAAAATATTAAATGAAATATTACCAATGGACAGAAACCAGGCAAGCACTACATTAACAGGTACATATGGATTAAATCAGCAACAAGCAAACTCAGTACTTGACCAAACACACCCAGCTAACACAAAACCAGTATATCTAATATTAAGTTCAGATATGCTTTCAAAAGCAGCTTGGTGGGCATACTTCGGTAACTGGAACTTTGAAAACCAAACATCCACACACTACTCATATTATGCTGCTCAAAGCACAGTGGAGAAAGTTGATGGAAAAGACTTTACATTAGGTACAGAAAACGGTGTTGTTGGAGTTTCAGGAACAAGTAACGAAACAAACGGTTCAACAATGAACTTCGCATATCTTGATCAAACAAAACTAAATAAAACAATAGATATGTTCACAACAGAAGATAAGAAACGTTTAGCAAATGAACTTAGTGAAGGAACAGGTAATGAATTACTAAAACCACACAAATTAATAATGGTCGAAAATAATCAATTAACAGAAAAAATTGTTAACAACAATAGTGACATGTCAATCATGGTATTCCATCAGTCTGATGGTTCCTATTTCACAGTGTTATTTGATTCATTCCTAGAAAATTCAGTATTTACTAAGTTATACTTAGAAAGTGGATATAATTCAACTAGATTTAACTTCTCACACTCAGAACCAGGAATTAGTGTATGGGGAGTTTATGAATATCCAAATTCTACAGCAACTAATGCTAATAATGTAGCAACTAACACATCATCTTAA
- the radB gene encoding DNA repair and recombination protein RadB: MKTLSDLKQSTLISTNSSLDELLGGGIEKGAITQFYGPPGCGKTNIALKILYESTKKGSKAIFMDTEGGLSLERIRQIAASDFDLIAPNIYLLEPKTFNEQQLDIQNIEDLLKEDKNIDILIIDSIVALYRVEDGDPSEINKRLGRIMAKLLTLSREFDIAIVITNQIYSPFDSDDLIVEPIGGTVLKYWSKIIIEIERNMGSLTRTATLQRHKNKSPGQTITFEITDRGIS; this comes from the coding sequence TTGAAAACACTTTCAGATTTAAAGCAATCAACATTAATCTCTACAAATTCCTCATTAGATGAATTATTAGGTGGAGGTATTGAAAAAGGAGCGATAACTCAATTTTATGGTCCTCCAGGTTGTGGTAAGACAAACATTGCTTTAAAAATATTATACGAATCTACAAAGAAGGGTTCTAAAGCTATTTTTATGGATACTGAAGGTGGATTATCATTAGAAAGAATTCGTCAAATAGCAGCGTCAGACTTTGATTTAATAGCGCCCAATATCTACTTATTAGAACCTAAAACCTTTAATGAGCAACAACTAGACATTCAAAATATTGAAGATTTACTTAAAGAAGATAAAAATATTGATATTCTAATAATAGATTCTATAGTTGCATTATACCGGGTTGAAGATGGAGATCCATCAGAAATTAATAAAAGATTGGGAAGAATAATGGCTAAATTATTAACTCTTAGCAGAGAATTTGACATAGCTATAGTAATAACTAATCAAATATACTCACCATTTGATTCTGATGATCTTATAGTAGAACCTATAGGTGGAACAGTACTAAAATATTGGAGTAAAATAATTATAGAAATCGAAAGAAACATGGGTTCTCTAACAAGAACTGCTACATTACAAAGACATAAAAACAAATCTCCAGGTCAAACAATAACATTTGAGATTACAGACAGGGGCATTTCATAA
- a CDS encoding pyridoxal phosphate-dependent aminotransferase has protein sequence MVFKKKEKKVPSGFNSINEFFDYLYKKEDLIWMGQNTNHLQKDKHIENALIEAARKRNYCKYPPPEGFPELKKLILKDLDLNPEQYDIQITASATEALYLAISTTLHHTTNTIASDPGYLIINNFCNRFGHHVKEIPIYNPENGYKLTPKLIRENIDMQTKMIVLIDPMNPMGFTYTEEEIKEIAEIAKENDIYVLHDITYKDFAREHHLVAHYAPEHTITIYSFSKIFGMAGLRIGSVISSPELIRKMRASVINDLGTNSLAQEAGIAGLQSKNSWIKEVKGISFKNQDLIKEAVDETPGVFLPIYPVDANMMTIDISGTGLTPEEVSDYLLREKNIFVREGNYTSKLFGDKYIRVSFSIPTEEIMKFREEFPKAIKVLKDRKEN, from the coding sequence ATGGTATTTAAAAAGAAAGAAAAAAAGGTACCTTCAGGATTTAATTCAATAAATGAATTCTTTGATTACTTATATAAAAAAGAAGATTTAATATGGATGGGACAAAACACCAACCATTTACAAAAAGACAAACATATCGAAAACGCATTAATAGAAGCAGCAAGAAAAAGAAATTACTGTAAATATCCTCCACCAGAAGGATTTCCAGAACTTAAAAAATTAATTCTTAAAGATTTGGACTTAAACCCAGAACAATATGACATACAAATAACTGCAAGTGCAACCGAAGCATTATATTTAGCAATAAGCACAACATTACATCATACAACAAATACAATAGCATCAGATCCAGGATATCTTATCATAAATAATTTCTGTAATAGGTTTGGACATCATGTAAAAGAAATTCCAATTTATAACCCGGAAAATGGATATAAACTAACACCAAAATTAATCCGCGAAAATATAGATATGCAAACAAAAATGATTGTATTAATAGATCCTATGAATCCTATGGGATTTACTTATACAGAAGAAGAAATTAAAGAGATAGCAGAAATCGCTAAGGAAAATGATATCTACGTATTACACGACATAACATACAAAGATTTTGCCCGAGAACACCATTTAGTAGCACATTATGCACCTGAACACACAATCACAATTTACAGCTTTTCAAAAATATTTGGAATGGCAGGTCTAAGAATAGGTTCAGTAATCAGTTCACCCGAATTAATTAGAAAAATGAGGGCCAGTGTAATAAATGACTTAGGAACAAATTCATTAGCACAAGAAGCAGGAATAGCAGGATTACAAAGTAAAAATTCATGGATCAAAGAAGTTAAAGGAATTTCATTTAAAAATCAAGATTTAATTAAAGAAGCTGTTGATGAAACACCGGGCGTATTCCTACCAATATATCCTGTAGATGCAAACATGATGACAATTGATATTTCAGGAACAGGCCTAACACCAGAAGAAGTATCAGACTATCTGTTAAGAGAAAAAAACATATTTGTTCGTGAAGGAAACTATACAAGTAAATTGTTTGGAGATAAATATATAAGAGTAAGTTTCTCAATACCAACAGAAGAAATCATGAAATTTAGGGAAGAATTTCCTAAAGCAATAAAAGTATTAAAAGATAGAAAAGAAAACTAA
- a CDS encoding PRC-barrel domain-containing protein, with protein MKITKIIGKKVLDSKANEIGKIHDIDLDLKSNNINNIFINSGELSLRKVMYEISPENIAQIGDYMLLNISKSELSTDNKDEKKKEVLDVEIVNPEDLEEK; from the coding sequence ATGAAAATTACCAAGATTATAGGTAAAAAAGTTTTAGACAGTAAGGCTAATGAAATAGGAAAAATCCATGATATTGACTTAGATTTAAAATCCAATAATATTAACAATATTTTTATTAATTCCGGTGAACTTAGTTTAAGAAAAGTTATGTATGAGATTTCACCAGAAAATATTGCACAAATTGGAGATTACATGCTATTAAACATTTCTAAATCAGAACTTTCAACAGATAATAAAGATGAAAAGAAAAAAGAAGTTCTTGATGTTGAAATTGTTAATCCAGAAGATTTAGAAGAAAAATAA